GTAAATGTCTCTCTGCACTTTGAGGGTGAAATTCCcagcccaccctccccccccgcgcCAGGCCCAAGGTCCCATGTCATCCCAGGCTAATGGGTTCAGTGGTGTGAGGGGGCTTAGGGGGGCTCTCAGCATTAGGGGGAATGTTCTGTTCCTGTAAAGTGCCTGAGAAGAGACTTTTCCCTGATGGCGACCTCCTAGCAGGGACCCCTGGGGTTGCTGAGGGAGATGTCCCAGCTGGGCGTAGCAGTGAGGGAGGGAGATGGCAGCTGTTCTCTGAATGTGAACCCAAGTGTCTGAAATTCCCCAAATACCCGTGGCTCCAGTGCTGACTCCCCTGCAGAGCAGGAGGCCACCCCAGCCTGGGCTAGGCCCACTGACTgcctcttctttctccccctgTGCAGGGTGCTGGACACACTGAGAGCAGGTACGTCCTGGGCTCCATTTCAGCGTTCACGTGGAAAGCAATGGTTTAGaattgtaattccactgactgtGGCATTTCCCACGCTATGACACGCTGGCTGAATGCCTGAGATCACGTCTTTCCTTAGTGGCTGCTTCAGGAAGGAAAGAGCCTCTTACTACCTGACAGCTAATGGGGGCTGTCAAACACAGAGCCTGTGGGTCAGACCCAGCCTGGCTGATGGGTTTACGTGGCCACATCACGTGTTCACAGTgtgcagaatctcagcttttgtcttttaaaaataggtttcTAGCCTTCACGCTGGCAAAGAAACCTTCTGAAATGCAAAGGGAGGCGATGGTGCCTTCCTGAGGGCCTGTCTACAGCGTTTCAATGTAGACGCTCCCTATGGCGACGGGAAGGGTTGTCTCACTGGTGTAGGTGATCTGCCTCCCCAGAGACaggagctaggttgatggaagaccCTCGTTTGGCCCAGCACTGTCTGCTGGGGCACTCAAGTTGGCTTATCTAcgctgctcagaggtgtggatctttcgcacccctgagcaatgtagttaagacAACCTAATATTCTAGTGCAGACCAGACCTGAGTCTGTGAAACGGCCTGAAACCCGGCTCAGAGATGTGTGAACTCCCCTGAGAATCTCATTGGTGTGTCAGCTGAAATGATGTCGCTTGAATGTCCATTGCTGATCTCTGTAGCAGGTGGGATTGGGAGGGGATGGGAGTGAAGCCTGTCACGGAGTATGGGGGAGTCCaggcctgcacccctcttcctgggactcacagtgactctcagctagccagtaaaacagaaggtttattggacaacaggaacgcaggctATAGCAGAGCTtataggcacaaccaggacccctcaatcaagtccttctggggttcaggaagcttagtccccagcttggggttccctgaattccaaccacccagcccaaaaccgaaactgaactaaccccctccagccggccccttcctttgtccggcttcccgggcaaaggtgttgacctcctctcccccatgcctcgctcaggttacaggcccaggTACTGTccatcacctaaagtcatcccctgcccTCCCATTCACTGTGCAGACAGTTGCTACTCCATCACAAAGTCCTTGAGAGGTAGGAATAGGGAGTTGCTGTAGGGAGGGAAGAACAGAGGAGAGAtatgggctatgtctacactggcaagtggtGTTTTGCCtttcagggtttttgtttttttttttttttaaaaaagttttgctgcagcaagtgccagtgtgaacagcatgTTCttggcaggagcactctcctgccgacaaCGCAAACACCgctcattgggggggggggggcaatttttGTCGGGAGGAGAGCTGACAACTGCTACACTGCGTGACATTCAGTGGCACGGCTGTGTCTCCAAAAGCTatatagtgtagacaaggacagggggaggggggaagaaggcaGGGAAACGGGGTAGAAATAGCAAAAGTGGCTGTTTTCCCTTTGAGTGAAAAAAGTTGTGACAATGAAGTACTTTATAAATAAcagtaattaaaagctttctatgTAAAGGGCagattccctccctggatccttgTGCCTAGGTGTCCCCAGTTTATTCCCTTGCCTAAGGACAATGATAAGTGGGATACAGACATCTCCACCAATGGGGCTGACACCCTGGGGGTCACTGCTTTAGCTGAAGTTCTCTGGGCTTTGGGCATTAAATGGTCCAGGTTCAATCCCTGAGGAAGACCTGAGCTCTATCTGTGGCCCCTGTGAGCACATGGGACACGCCCACTTTCTGGTCTCAGTCTCCTCCCTTTCCACATATCCCAATGCTGGTCCCAGCGAGGTCACCAGAACCTGTCTCCATTCCGGGCCCCAGTGGCTCCCCACATCCCATCTCTCTGGGCCCATGGAGCGCACCGGGCTGTGGGCAGGTGACATCTCAGATGATAAAGCTCAGATGCAGGTTTTCTGGAGTTTGGGGGTTTCTGGGATTGGGAATTGGACCCATGTCTCACCCTTCCTGCTTTCCCCAGCAGGGAGGATGGGCCGTTTCAGAAGCCAGAGCCGGGGTTTGCGGAGCTGGAGAAGAGACTCAGCGATTTCTCTCTGAAAAGTGCCAtcctgcaggaggtgctgctgggaTTCAAAGGTGAATTGGAGTTTGGCAGCAGCTCCCTTCTGGTTAGAGGGACCCTCACCCTGGGGAGGAGTCAGGGGCTATAGTGTGTCGCTGACCCTGGGCTCCGTCTCAGCCCCCGCTCAGGGAGTTCTCCTTCCCCATGGGAGTAGCCCTGTGGGGCCGGCTCTGCCTGAGTTACCAGCCTCACTCTGGGTCCCCATCTCATCATGAAAAGCAAATACGTTAGTAACCAATAGGAATACGCCCATGAGCGCGAGGGCCTGAATTCTCACCTCtgccttcctctccttccccagagACTCtgcggctggagctggagcaccacACAGGTACGTTTCTGTCTCTCCTGGGGGGGTTCAGACCGAGAACCATGTTAGCGGCTGGGGATTGCTGCCCCCAGCCCGAGATAAACCTGAAAGCGGTGGAGCAGTGACTGCCCAGGTCACTCCTGCAGTGAGGTCTGGGGGGGTCAGAGTGAATCCTGAGCTGACGGGTGCATTTCCCTTTGAGAAAGGAACAAGAACCTGAGTGGTGTGAAATGGTGAGACGAGGCTGAAACAGCCACACAGGATGCAGTCTGCAGCTGTAATGAGCGGCTGAAAAAGGCCACAGGGCGGCAGCAGAGTTTCAGGAGTGAGGGGTTGGAACCCTTGTCTAGACTGATCCTGAATGCAAAATAGGGCTGCTATAGTGTATACAGACTGGCTGTGAAGGGAAGAGGGCAATGAGCTGTGTGGGGCTCGTTCTGAAGGAGGAGGGGGCTTTGCTAgtggagaccagtgtttctctcACTTCACACTGGGGAGCCTTTAGGTGATGTAAAGAATTTTTGCAACTTTCTTACATTAACTCTAAAAGTAAGACCAGACCAATGGAAGGGTGTTAAGCCTTCGCAGTGTGTGTTTTAAGAGGCCGACAGAGAATTCCTGGCCTTGAGGGATAAAGgtgtgcagggcctggggcaatgaGGTTTTCCTTATTTAGGTCCTAATAAAGCTTCCAGTATTTCCTGCCCCCCACGACTGCCTCTCCTGAGCCCCCTGGGCACCAtgactaaggctatgatttagtcacaggGTATTTTTAGTCCAAGTCATGGACgagtcatgggcaataaacaaaaattcatggcttgtgacctgtctgtgacctTTACTATAAACGCCCGATTAAATCTTAGCTGGGAGCCCTCGgggagccagcagctgggcacCGCTGAGCAGCGGCTGCTCTGTCTGCCCCCAGGCCACAGCTCCATTGGCCCCCATACAAGTGCTCGGGCAAGTcccagggccagccacactggcagcagcagcaactggctCCAGGgtcactccagcagcagccataAACAGACTCTGTGTACACACCCTACTGACCATAACATTCAGAGCATTACGGGCTTTCATAAGATACATCACTTGACGTATATTTATAGACAATAACATTGTATACAGCCTGCCTCAGAATGGTAATGAGGCGGATGAACTGGAAGGGTGGAACCAGCGTTAACGGAGAGCAGTTAAACAATCTCAGATTCATGGATGATATTGTGCTGATTGCCAAAAACATTATCAAACAACAGAAAATGCTGTGAGAACTCGACACAAAAAACAGCCAAGTGGGACTGAAAATGAACCGCTCTAAAATGAATTTTATGCGGTTTGAGGCCTTGCCAAAAGCCCAAATAATAGTCAAGGGGGAACAAATAGAAGTTGTTGAGCAATACATCTGTTTGGGTCAAGAAATCAACACGCGCCACGGTCAGGAAGGCGAACTATCGCAAAGAAAGGAAGCTGGCTGGCGTGCATTCAGTTCTACCAGGGGTGTCCTCCAAGGAAAAATCAGCAAGGCAACACACGCCAACCTCTACTGCCGGCAGTGTTATACAGCAGTGAAACATGGGCGCTTACGAAGATAGAGGAGCAACAGCTTGTCTGTCATGGAGAGGGCGGCGGAAAGAAGAATTCTGGGGATTTCAGTCAGCGATCGAGTCCCCAATGACATGATCAGACAGCAGAGTTGAGTGCAGGACGTCATTGTTGAAAGCAGGTACAGTAAAATGCGATGGGCCGGGCATATAGCTAGGTTCACTGACAATCGATGGCTGCAGCTGTCGCTGAGTGATATCCACAGGAACTGAAACAACTACTCTGCTGAcctccaaagagatgggaagattttatcaTGCAAAGGCACGGCTGCACctggagaaggaaggccaggataagagaagaatggaagacTTACTGTGATCAGCGCAATCTATATGAGGGCTGAAGTCACCAATTGATCATCTGTAGTCAGTTCCAGCTACCCCAGGTTTTCAGGCCAAAAAGATCCACTTTGCACGAGCTCAAAGGGCGCTTCTCCCCCTTAGTCCCCTAGGTAATGGATGCCAGAATGGGTCATATACCCAAAGGCAGACAGCCAGAGTCTGTCTCTGTGCCAAGAGCCAGGAAGGCTTCCTTGGTGTGCAGGCTGCATTCCATCATGAGTGCTAAATggtctctcctcccacccccaccccacacttgGTTTAGCTTGAGGGTTTGGTTTATGTTATATGTAGATGGCTTTTCTTTGTCCTCTCACGAACTGCCTGGTTCAATTTCCATTGGAGACACAGGAAAACAGCATTTCTttgtctggggcaggctgggcatATGCACTGCTTATAAAACACATTTAGAAACCTTTTCAGCACATGCCTATAATTCCTTGCACATGAGCAGTACACGTAGCACACAGTACTATTAATGCCAGGCATGGTACCTGTTTGCATAGGATACTTTACATAACAACGTTTAGTACTGATAATGACAGCAGTGTGTTGGGACAAAGGGTGTCAGCCTGAGGAGAGTCGTGGTATGGTGTGTCCTCTGCCAGGTGACACTGTGGGCTACACAGGGAAGGGGAGATTTGGGGGATCTGGAGCTGCAGGGGATCCCAGCCCGTTAACACAGAATCTCTGCCCAGGCTCCATTGCTTTGGAGACTGCCTTCATTTACTTTCATAGGCACCAACTGTCCCCAGCATGTGATGCTTCCTTATGAAGGACGTCAGTTTCCCACCCACCTTCACTGACATCTGGCATAGCTTCCTCCCTTGCGCCCCTTCCCCCGGAGTGGAAGCAGACCCATCCTATCCTTGCTTTCCTCTGGGAAAAGTTTTGGGAGGAGTCAGCTCCTGGTTTTCTCCATCTCTCCAGCAATTATTTTGGTAtgtttccccctttccccagagCAGGGAATGACTCATGACTGGATTCTCTCTCTTGCAGCAGGTGATGGGGCAGTGAGTGAGAACGAAGAGGAGATTCCACAGCAGGGAGATACTCAGCACATGGAACCACCCGGGATGTTATCAGAAAGATCTGAAAAGACTATTCACTGGAGTCGTGAGCAGAGAAAAGGTTACGAGAGTCATCACTggccagagaagcagcagagGAAACAGCCAGGGGATCGTTGGGGAAGTGGCAAGGGTCTCCAGGAAACCACAACCCAGCAGAGAATCCccccaggagagagaaaaaacacctgcagtgagtgtgggaaaaccttcagtaGCTGCTCAGCTCTTattacacatcagagaatccacattgGCAAGACACCCTATAGATGCtgcgagtgcgggaaaagcttcaatcggaaCTCGCACCTTAGTAGACATCGGAGGCTCCACACGGGACTGAGACCCTTTAAATGCTCCGAGTGCGGGAAAAGTTTCAGTGTGAGCTCAAACCTCATTGCACATCAGACAATCCACACAGGAAACAGGCCCTTTacgtgctctgagtgcgggaaaagcttcaatcggaaCTCAAACCTCATTACACATTTTAGAATCCACACGGGAAGCAGACCGTTCACATGTgctgactgtgggaaaagcttcactgacAGCTCAAACCTTACTCAGCATCAGAGAACCCACGTGGGGGAGAGACCCTATAGATGCtcagagtgcgggaaaagcttcactcggAGCTCAGACCTTATCAGACACGagacaatccacacaggagacagACCTTTTAAATGCTCCAAGTGCGGGAAAAGTTTCAATCAGAACTCACACCTTGTTACCCATCAAAGAATCCACAAGGGAGAGTAACCCCGTAAATAGCTTGACTAGGGCTGGCcggagtttgggttttttttataataCATTTGCTATTTCCCACATAGTGACCTTCAAAGCTGTTTGCACCATTTGCTTCACTCTGGTCCCTCAGCTCCCCCAGCTGAGTTGCCTGCTTTTGCCGCTCACCCTTCTTTGGGGTGAAGCCCATCGTCTGTTCTCTCAGTTCCTTGATATCCTCCTGTAAGTCATGGGAGCGTGTGCCCCTCCTGACAGGAATGTCTGTCAGTCCCAGATAGGGAGATGGGGTGACCTCAGCTAGCTACACTGAGGTAAAATCTACCTGGACCTTGTCTCCACTCGGGTTTTCCATGGAGTTAGCAAGCTTGAGTTACGATCTTGATTTAAATGCTAAGCTATTTTTGCAGTAAAGACATAGCCCTGGGAAAGTGGTTGGCGTTAGCTAGCATTTTTCTCCTTAAGCTGACCGAACTTGCATCACTCTTCCTAGTTCAAACAACCCTAAGGATCGCATTTATATTTACTCCTGCGGGAATTCTgcgcagaaaaaataaaaattctgcacatattttaacattctgccaatgttatttgtcaaaataacactacataatcatgcccgtttcagttattttggtaatttatttcaaattatttgtCAGCAAATATGACTGTAACAATACCgacacacacaaaatttcccccaggagcagagagCTAAAGAAACCCCTTTGAcagcccagttcctgtttctctgccccgcgcccccccccccccgccgccgatcCCAGCCCTGCGCCCAGacaccagctcccctcccccaatcaaGCCCAGCTGTGACCCAaccccaggcccctcccaagACCAGCTGTGCCCCCTTGGGCCAGACAGCAACTCCCCTCTTGTGCAGAGCCCAGCCatagccccccagcccaggcacccATCCCACTACCACCCAGAGCCCAGCAGTGGccctcccagcccagacaccagcCCCCTACTggccagggatccagagggagaaacagcctgttgctgggtcccaggcttgtgtggagtttcctgcatgcCGCCTTCTTCCCTCGGGGCATGCAGGGAACTGCAATTGCCAGGAACTCTCGACTCTTCCCTGGTTCTCCTCACTGCTGCAGTGTCTTCTGTGTGCAAGCAGGGCTCAGCTGGGTCCAGCGGCCCTTGCTGGTGGCCAGCAGGATTGCAGTCCATTTCTGTGAGGGAAAGGAAATTATGCAAAAAAACTactaatttctgcaaaattctgcattgcgtagtggcacagaattcccccaggagtattatTGTTCCCCCACTAGCAGAGTGATTGTCAGAGTAACTGAGTTCACCTTTTGTGGACAGATTGTCTCACTCCTTGTTATTCTCACTTTCTCCAGGTAGTGCTCAAAAGTTATTTTTGTACCTTGGGGTGAACTGGAGGGAATTCTTCTCTGCCCCATCACCACTACGGCTTTAGAATTTATCCCTCCGCCTCTCAAAGTGTCATGTgagacactgttctcagctctctCTGTTTCAAAATCAAAGACTTGTTAGCACTGGAAAGTCTCACAGACCTGGAGGGGAAATTTGAATGGATCCCAAAGCCAGTGTGATCATTCTGATCTTAAATCCCAGTTTCTATCGATTGAAAAAGTGACTTTGGGGCTTTttactgctgagcagatggaaaGGCTGCTGTTTTCCCCCGTTTTAATGATGCtaaaacttctgaaaaataaTAATGAGGTGGTGTTGAGTGAAGCACGTTTGAATGGATCATAGAACACAGTGGGAGAATTTGTCCTCCTGCCTTTTGAATCATTAAATATAACCTCCTCTGGAATTTCATAGTGTATTACATGGTAATTATCAAATTTCTCTGCATTAgggatttttctctctttcctgaaTGCCGTTTGGTCACGTAACTGGGTATTTTGTTGGACAGAACGTGGATCAGATTCATTAGGGACTTTGAAACAGATTACCATTTGCTAAAATagtcttgtgatttttttcacctCTCTCCATGGTAACAGAGGAAGTTATTTCAGTCACCAGGAGGGAATACTTAAGTATTTTAAATCTCCATACTGAAATGGTGGACAATAGTACCCCACAAATGGTGCAGCTAGCTGAAGTAATTGGATATGTTCACACTGTTGTTCAGTTGGTTGGGTCAATATCGTGTCAGATTGGGAGAGAATTTCACAGGAAGTGAGTTGGAACTAGGCAAAATATTTGGTTCCCAAAACAGCTGTGGCCCAGGCAGGTCCAGATTAAAGAATCTtggggggcccctccccacctttcTTAAACTAGACAGAGCATGTGATACACCATATGTAAATATGAGAACGTCTTCATTTATGATGATGATCGTTAGTTAGAGCTTTCTCAGCAGAAAATACAGACGCACCACTGCAAATGAAATGATTGTGTCTTATGCTAACTTATACAGTAGCATTGTGTATTTTGAGTATTAGAAAGAACAAACAGAATTTGAATACAAGAATAAAAATTAGCTCCACTGAGTGTAAAAAAGCATTATACCGTGTGCTGTGCTGCCTGTTTCATGTACTGGAAGAAAACATGtatgtttaatatattttatcatgttttgtttgtttaggttTTTTTGTTAACCACAATTCTCCGTTTTTACCTAGCCGTTTGATCACTtggttacttttttttaaacaaacctaaTGTTCTTTTTTATAGAATGCTTCAGAACACAACATGCACCTGGTGTATTAAACTAAATTGGTTTGTTCAATTCTCAAATAAATTGTTACAGCCAAACAATTTTTCAATCATATTTTTATGGCCTGGGTGGAGAAGGCATTACTGCTGGGCCCGATCCTTCTGACTTTACTCTTTGAAATCAGTGTGTGCAAGGACTATGTGAACCAGACCAACTCTTATTTTGCAAAAGATTTAacgggttttttttggtttgttttttgctttttaagtgTAATCAGTTAGCTGGGCATTGTGCCAAGATTCCAGTGATTATAAATgcaaatttgtgtgtgtgagagagactctctctctcttcacacaCAGACATCTGAGAATTGAAGATAGAGCACTAGTCAgtagtttagggacacccaaacatggggttgcatccctgaccatcttggctaatagcctttgatggactgATCCCCCATGAACTTACTTAGTTTTTTTAATGCACTTAGGGTTAGTCTACGCTACCACACTACATcggtgcagctgcattgctgcagcgtgtctggtgaagacatgctatgcagataggagagcgctctcccatcagcataagtaCCCACCACAACGAGAGGCGGAAACTGTATTGTCAGGAGAGTGCCTCCCACCAACACAAGGATCAGAGGTCATGCCAGTGCCCAGCTCTGACCCAGCCCCTGCGTGCAGAGGAAACCCACTCCAATGCAACTCAGGAGGGAGGGGTTCACACAAGCTGCCTATGCCCCCCTCCAGAAAGGTGAGGAGGGGTCTCTGCAGCTCAACTAATCAATATACAATAATCAAAACTGCATTTTACAACCCATTTGTCCATGGGCCATGTCTCAGGTGGGCTGAGATCAGGAGGGCAGAGGCAGCTGCCACAGCGAACCCTTGGGTGCTGGATCAGGCTCAGCCTGGGCAGAGGCACAGGTCCCCTACTTTGCAGGTCTGCTGGTTCACAAGGATCATGGGGCAGACCACCTGGGGGTGAAGTGGATAAGGCTCACCAGGTCCTCCTCCGTGCCCCCTGGCTGGCCCCACCAGGGGTGCTCACATCTTCGAACAGGCCCCCCACAGCTGCCTCCTCAGCTGCTGCCTCAGTATACTGGGTGCTCCAGGCCCTGGGATCCTTATTTTGGATCTGATGAAAAGAGGCAGGAAGGGGGGATTGAGACAGCTGGGCTGTGATCTCCCCCAGGGcctgcctgggcagcagcagcccttAAGGCACATGGGTCTACTCCCCCTGTGGAGGACCCCCTTGCCCAGGCACCCTGGGATATCCCCAAACCTCAGTCCCCTTGGTTGCCCAGGGACTGTCCCCCCATTTCCCCAAGACCTGCCCTGTAGGGTTTTAGTCTTCATTTCCCCACAGCCCCCGCTTAGTGACTCCCATCTCCAGGCACCCAAGCTTAGGCCCCCTTGGGGGCTCAGGCTCTGCTCCCCCTAAATCAGAGCGCTCCCGTCCCTTGAGTCCCCCCCAGCAGGCAGGTACCTTGGCGATGAAGCGCAGGACCTGCATCTTGGAGGTCTCCTTGACAGCCCGTGCCCCCCACAGGAACTCAAACTCAGGTGGATCTGTGTGGGGCACGCGGTTGTATTCGAGGTACCTGAGGGGGCAAGAGCACAGCAATCAGCAACCATACCCACTTCTCCAACCCATCaaatccctgccccccctccactgTCACTGAGGCCACATcaatccctgcccccctgagccccaCTTCCTCCCAAAGAGCAGCCAGATGACCCCAGTAACCTGCTCCCAGCAGGACCGAGTAGGTAGAGCAGTGGGCTCAGGACACCTGTGTTCTAGCTTGCCTGTTACTCCTGTCCTCACAGCCCGTTGGGGTGTGGACTCCATGCCCCTCCCCTTTGTGCTCTCCATTCTCCAGAGCCCCTGGGACCAGCCCTCCTTCCTGTTGCCAGAGAGAAAATGGGTTGGTGGCTCTTCCCAGCCCACAGAGAAGGTAAAAAGGCCAGCTCAGGCTGTGTGCGTGTCCGATGCCCTCCGGCACAGGGAACTGGCCTCCAGGTTGACTGCGTGAAGGGGCAACGAGATAATCTGTGGCATGGTATAAACAGCAAGGCTGTAGGCTCCGCCATGGCTGCTCTGAACACGCCGGCCACATGGGATTTGAACTGCCTGCCCCCAGGCTTGCAGAGAGAGCAGCCACCCAACCTGCTGGGCCATTGCAGCACCTCAGACAGGGCCCAAATCTACTAATGCGTAA
This is a stretch of genomic DNA from Gopherus evgoodei ecotype Sinaloan lineage chromosome 23, rGopEvg1_v1.p, whole genome shotgun sequence. It encodes these proteins:
- the LOC115638995 gene encoding zinc finger protein 436-like — encoded protein: MAGAGGSARRLLRPRRQRGGEEVPGEHLACQRKAEEEQQSAELLKQTEAERQKIVAEWKELREFLEEQEQLLLSQLEELARAIVRRRDKGVFRPSGEISLIGEEGQQQSRSQSLQGAGHTESSREDGPFQKPEPGFAELEKRLSDFSLKSAILQEVLLGFKETLRLELEHHTAGDGAVSENEEEIPQQGDTQHMEPPGMLSERSEKTIHWSREQRKGYESHHWPEKQQRKQPGDRWGSGKGLQETTTQQRIPPGERKNTCSECGKTFSSCSALITHQRIHIGKTPYRCCECGKSFNRNSHLSRHRRLHTGLRPFKCSECGKSFSVSSNLIAHQTIHTGNRPFTCSECGKSFNRNSNLITHFRIHTGSRPFTCADCGKSFTDSSNLTQHQRTHVGERPYRCSECGKSFTRSSDLIRHETIHTGDRPFKCSKCGKSFNQNSHLVTHQRIHKGE